In Cryptomeria japonica chromosome 10, Sugi_1.0, whole genome shotgun sequence, a genomic segment contains:
- the LOC131073554 gene encoding uncharacterized protein LOC131073554 isoform X1, with amino-acid sequence MADPQDDEKDEEWMKEVYGKEYTGPPKPSDLKDRDNGTVKKRTASDNESDEDEKNRDPNAIPTGFTSREAKVWESKAKSIERNWKRKKEEELTCRICGEKGHFTQGCPTTLGVNRRSRGGAERTPTREKNFKPRFTGSGGSRGQGTEKDTGYRFEHDNHHAGGRDAYHSHASRTERARGSKPLGFNKRAEQVDEFRDEAMGRQGSSRGSNANSLVAAQMQHIAAQRMQHSSGSQHYPSMPDVPPIDMEQHYTSSQGDGHWKWEGTRNGSNFVLPHNYKEGRGPPDPVSGNISPSKVRGPDGASPYYHGQMPDSIPSDGNNALPKESNQKLEVDAGFEDQTLPKSFEAFEQKLMDEVMKLTKQQDDAEDDENTWHRERTREIHEQFQAKLVALRAQHAKRREEFLCHEMQTRVDQYRQPASSKQYHESGGGPMHGYKENLNDNRGYSSSVADGHQGYPGGYDARRDEMQYYGNPPHTFNRNQSYDMREAFSGSRMYESAQRYR; translated from the exons ATGGCTGATCCTCAGGATGATGAAAAAGATGAGGAATGGATGAAAGAAGTTTATGGGAAGGAGTATACAGGACCTCCTAAACCCTCTGATCTCAAAGATCGTGATAATGGTACAGTGAAAAAAAGAACTGCTAGTGACAATGAGTCAGATGAGGATGAAAAGAATCGCGATCCAAATGCTATTCCCACTGGGTTTACTAGTAGAGAAGCTAAAGTGTGGGAATCAAAGGCTAAGTCTATAGAAAGAAACTGGAAacggaagaaggaagaagagcttACATGCCGTATTTGTGGTGAAAAAGGCCATTTTACACAG GGTTGCCCAACAACATTGGGTGTGAATCGGAGGTCACGTGGAGGTGCTGAACGAACCCCTACAAGGGAGAAAAATTTCAAGCCACGTTTTACAGGATCTGGTGGTTCTCGAGGTCAGGGAACTGAGAAGGATACTGGATACCGATTTGAACATGACAATCACCATGCTGGAGGTCGTGATGCATATCACTCACATGCTAGCAGAACTGAAAGGGCTAGAGGATCAAAACCTCTAGGCTTCAATAAACGGGCTGAACAAGTTGATGAATTTAGAGACGAAGCAATGGGACGGCAGGGTTCTAGTCGTGGATCAAATGCAAATTCACTAGTTGCAGCCCAAATGCAACATATAGCTGCACAGAGAATGCAGCATAGTTCTGGTTCACAGCATTATCCGAGCATGCCAGATGTCCCACCAATAGACATGGAACAACACTACACATCTTCACAAGGAGATGGACACTGGAAGTGGGAAGGTACACGAAATGGATCAAATTTTGTACTACCTCATAATTATAAAGAAG GCCGAGGTCCTCCAGACCCAGTTAGTGGAAACATCTCTCCATCTAAAGTAAGGGGTCCAGATGGAGCAAGTCCTTATTATCATGGTCAAATGCCAGATTCTATCCCCTCAGACGGAAATAATGCTTTGCCAAAGGAATCTAACCAGAAGCTGGAAGTGGATGCTGGATTTGAAGATCAAACCTTACCTAAATCATTTGAAGCATTTGAGCAGAAACTTATGGATGAGGTGATGAAACTTACAAAACAGCAAGATGATGCAGAGGACGACGAAAATACATGGCATCGTGAG CGCACACGAGAGATCCATGAACAATTCCAGGCTAAGCTTGTAGCCCTGAGAGCTCAGCATGCTAAGCGTAGAGAAGAGTTTTTATGTCATGAGATGCAGACACGAGTGGATCAGTATCGTCAACCAGCTTCTTCAAAACAATACCACGAAAGTGGTGGTGGTCCAATGCATGGTTATAAAGAAAATTTAAATGATAATCGTGGATATAGCAGTAGTGTTGCAGATGGTCATCAGGGCTACCCAGGAGGGTATGATGCACGCAGGGATGAAATGCAGTATTATGGTAATCCTCCACATACCTTTAACAGGAATCAGAGCTATGATATGAGAGAGGCTTTCTCTGGTAGCCGAATGTATGAGTCTGCTCAAAGATACCGTTGA
- the LOC131073554 gene encoding uncharacterized protein LOC131073554 isoform X2, with protein sequence MADPQDDEKDEEWMKEVYGKEYTGPPKPSDLKDRDNGTVKKRTASDNESDEDEKNRDPNAIPTGFTSREAKVWESKAKSIERNWKRKKEEELTCRICGEKGHFTQGCPTTLGVNRRSRGGAERTPTREKNFKPRFTGSGGSRGQGTEKDTGYRFEHDNHHAGGRDAYHSHASRTERARGSKPLGFNKRAEQVDEFRDEAMGRQGSSRGSNANSLVAAQMQHIAAQRMQHSSGSQHYPSMPDVPPIDMEQHYTSSQGDGHWKWEGRGPPDPVSGNISPSKVRGPDGASPYYHGQMPDSIPSDGNNALPKESNQKLEVDAGFEDQTLPKSFEAFEQKLMDEVMKLTKQQDDAEDDENTWHRERTREIHEQFQAKLVALRAQHAKRREEFLCHEMQTRVDQYRQPASSKQYHESGGGPMHGYKENLNDNRGYSSSVADGHQGYPGGYDARRDEMQYYGNPPHTFNRNQSYDMREAFSGSRMYESAQRYR encoded by the exons ATGGCTGATCCTCAGGATGATGAAAAAGATGAGGAATGGATGAAAGAAGTTTATGGGAAGGAGTATACAGGACCTCCTAAACCCTCTGATCTCAAAGATCGTGATAATGGTACAGTGAAAAAAAGAACTGCTAGTGACAATGAGTCAGATGAGGATGAAAAGAATCGCGATCCAAATGCTATTCCCACTGGGTTTACTAGTAGAGAAGCTAAAGTGTGGGAATCAAAGGCTAAGTCTATAGAAAGAAACTGGAAacggaagaaggaagaagagcttACATGCCGTATTTGTGGTGAAAAAGGCCATTTTACACAG GGTTGCCCAACAACATTGGGTGTGAATCGGAGGTCACGTGGAGGTGCTGAACGAACCCCTACAAGGGAGAAAAATTTCAAGCCACGTTTTACAGGATCTGGTGGTTCTCGAGGTCAGGGAACTGAGAAGGATACTGGATACCGATTTGAACATGACAATCACCATGCTGGAGGTCGTGATGCATATCACTCACATGCTAGCAGAACTGAAAGGGCTAGAGGATCAAAACCTCTAGGCTTCAATAAACGGGCTGAACAAGTTGATGAATTTAGAGACGAAGCAATGGGACGGCAGGGTTCTAGTCGTGGATCAAATGCAAATTCACTAGTTGCAGCCCAAATGCAACATATAGCTGCACAGAGAATGCAGCATAGTTCTGGTTCACAGCATTATCCGAGCATGCCAGATGTCCCACCAATAGACATGGAACAACACTACACATCTTCACAAGGAGATGGACACTGGAAGTGGGAAG GCCGAGGTCCTCCAGACCCAGTTAGTGGAAACATCTCTCCATCTAAAGTAAGGGGTCCAGATGGAGCAAGTCCTTATTATCATGGTCAAATGCCAGATTCTATCCCCTCAGACGGAAATAATGCTTTGCCAAAGGAATCTAACCAGAAGCTGGAAGTGGATGCTGGATTTGAAGATCAAACCTTACCTAAATCATTTGAAGCATTTGAGCAGAAACTTATGGATGAGGTGATGAAACTTACAAAACAGCAAGATGATGCAGAGGACGACGAAAATACATGGCATCGTGAG CGCACACGAGAGATCCATGAACAATTCCAGGCTAAGCTTGTAGCCCTGAGAGCTCAGCATGCTAAGCGTAGAGAAGAGTTTTTATGTCATGAGATGCAGACACGAGTGGATCAGTATCGTCAACCAGCTTCTTCAAAACAATACCACGAAAGTGGTGGTGGTCCAATGCATGGTTATAAAGAAAATTTAAATGATAATCGTGGATATAGCAGTAGTGTTGCAGATGGTCATCAGGGCTACCCAGGAGGGTATGATGCACGCAGGGATGAAATGCAGTATTATGGTAATCCTCCACATACCTTTAACAGGAATCAGAGCTATGATATGAGAGAGGCTTTCTCTGGTAGCCGAATGTATGAGTCTGCTCAAAGATACCGTTGA